In Pseudomonas lutea, the genomic stretch GAGCGCAGCTTCGCGGGGGATCACTTCATAAGTGCCGCCGTGGTGCACGATCGCCAATGAGCCGTTGCTGAGCTTGCTGCGCATCAAAGCATTGACCGAAAGGCGCTTGACCTTCTTGTCGTCCACGAAGTTGTAGTAATCCTCGGTGGTCAGCTTCGGCAGACGCGTCGCCTCGATCAGCTGTTTGACCTGCGCGGCACGGGCCTTTTGCTCGATCTTCTCCTGCTGCTGGCGATTGAGCTCCTGGTCACGCTTGGCCTTTTCGGCCATTGCTTCCTGCGCCGCACGCTGGTGGGTATCGTCAGCGACCGCCTGGCCCTTGTGCACCAGGCGCTGTTCCTTCTGCTTGCTCTTGGTCGCCTGCTTGGCCTGTTTTTCATTGACCAGGCCGGCTTTCAGCAACTGGTCACGAAGGGAAATACCCGCCATCTGTCTTCTCTCTCTAAATAGTCCACTCAACCGCAGTTGGGCGTGATCTTTTCCTGACGCTTGGCTTCGCCCCAGAGCGCATCCATCTCTTCGAGGCTGCAATCTTCGATGGGGCGCCGGGTGTCGCGCAAGGCCTGTTCGATAAATCTGAAGCGCCGCTCGAATTTCGCGTTGGCGGCGCGCAGGGCATTTTCCGGATCAACCTTGAGGTGGCGAGCCAGATTCACGGCGGCAAACAGCAAATCCCCGACCTCTTCCGAGATAGCCGCGCCGTCGTTGTCGGCCATGGCTTCGAGAACTTCGTCCAGTTCCTCGCGCACGTTATCCACCACCGGCAAGGCGTCCGGCCAGTCAAAACCGACCTGAGCCGCACGCTTCTGCAACTTCGCTGCCCGTGACAGCGCCGGCAACACGGCCGGCACGTCGTCGAGCAGCGACAATTGTTCGGGCGCGGCGGACTTTTCCGCGCGTTCCTCGGCCTTGATTTGCTCCCAGCGCTGCTTGACCTGGTCTTCGCTGAGGCGCGGCGTCTCCAGAGGCGCATAGAGATCGCCGGTCGGAAACACGTGAGGGTGGCGGCGAATCAGCTTGCGGGTAATCCCGTCGACCACGGCGTCAAACTCGAAGCGCCCTTCTTCACGCGCCAACTGGCAGTAGTACACCACCTGAAACAGCAGATCGCCGAGTTCACCGCGCAGGTCGTTGAAGTCACCCCGCTCGATGGCGTCGGCCACTTCATAGGCCTCTTCGAGGGTGTGCGGCACGATGGTCGCGTAATTCTGCTTTACGTCCCACGGGCAACCGTATTGCGGATCACGCAGACGGGCCATGAGATTGATGAGGTCTTGAAGGCTATACATAGTCATCCCGTTGAACACCGTACATGTAGGAGCGCGCTTGCCCGCGATTGCAGTGTGTCATCGACTTATTCGTCGCAGACACAACGTGTTCGCGGGCAAGCGCGCTCCTACAAGGTCACGGCGTTCTGTTGCGCCGCGTCTCGATGATGTTCGGCAGTTGCGAGATGCGTCCCAGCAACCGGCCCAGTGCGTCCAGACCCGGAATCTCGATGGTCAGCGACATCAGCGCGGTGTTGTCTTCCTTGTTTGAACGCGTGTTGACCGCCAGCACGTTAATCCGCTCGTTGAGCAGTATCTGCGAGACATCACGCAACAAACCCGAGCGGTCATAGGCGCGGATGATGATATCCACCGGATAGGTGAGCACCGGTACCGGGCCCCAGCTGACCTGAATGATCCGCTCCGGCTCGCGCCCGCCCAGTTGCAGCACCGAGGCGCAGTCCTGACGGTGAATGCTCACGCCGCGCCCCTGAGTGATGTAGCCGACGATGGCATCGCCCGGCAGCGGCTGGCAGCAGCCGGCCATCTGCGTCATCAGGTTGCCGACGCCCTGGATCTGAATGTCGCCGCGCTTGCCCGGCTTGTAGCCCGTGGCCTTGCGCGGAATCAGCTCCAGCTGCTCGTTGCCGCGCTCCGGCTCGACCAGTTGCTGGGCCAGATTGACCAGTTGCGCAATGCGCAGATCACCGGCACCGAGAGCAGCGAACATGTCCTCGGCGATCTTCATGTTGGCCTTTTCGGCCAACTTGTCGAAATCCACCTGCGGCAGCGCCAGACGCGCCAGTTCGCGTTCCAGCAGCACCTTGCCGGCGGCAACGTTCTGGTCGCGCGCCTGCAACTTGAACCAGTGCACGATCTTCGCCCGGGCGCGGGACGTCGTGATGTAGCCCAGGTTGGAGTTCAGCCAGTCGCGACTCGGCGTGCCGTGTTTACTGGTGATGATCTCGACCTGCTCGCCGGTCTGCAGGCTGTAGTTGAGCGGCACGATACGCCCGTTGATCTTGGCGCCACGGCAGTTGTGGCCGATCTCGGTGTGCACGCGATAGGCGAAGTCCAGCGGCGTCGCGCCCTTGGGCAGGTCGATGGCGTGACCGTCGGGGGTAAACACGTAAACGCGGTCGGGTTCGATGTCGACGCGCAGCTGTTCGGCCAGACCGCCGATGTCGCCCAATTCTTCATGCCACTCCAGCACCTGACGCAGCCACGAGATTTTTTCTTCGTAGTGGTTGGAACCGGATTTGACGTCGGTGCCCTTGTATTTCCAGTGTGCGCAGACACCCAGCTCGGCCTCTTCGTGCATGGCGTGGGTGCGAATCTGCACCTCCAGCACCTTGCCTTCCGGACCGATCACGGCCGTATGCAGCGAGCGATAGCCGTTTTCCTTGGGGTTGGCGATGTAGTCGTCGAATTCTTTGGGGATGTGCCGCCACAAGGTGTGCACGATGCCGAGCGCGGTGTAGCAGTCGCGCATTTCCGGGACCAGCACGCGAACGGCGCGCACATCGTAGATCTGGCTGAACTCCAGGCCTTTGCGCTGCATTTTTCGCCAGATCGAGTAAATGTGCTTGGCCCGGCCGCTGATGTCGGCCTTGACGCCGGTAGCCAGCAATTCGTCCTCAAGCTGCGACATCACGTCGGTGATGAAGCGCTCGCGGTCAAGTCGGCGCTCGTGCAGCAGCTTGGCAATCTGCTTGTACTGCTCGGGCTCGAGGTAACGGAAGGACAGATCCTCCAGCTCCCATTTGACGTGACCGATGCCCAGCCGGTGGGCCAGCGGCGCATAGATATCGAAGACTTCCCGGGCAACCCGGTTGCGTTTTTCATCGTCGGTGTTTTTCACCGCGCGGATGGCGCAGGTCCGCTCGGCCAGCTTGATCAATGCGACGCGCACGTCATCGACCATCGCCACGAGCATTTTGCGCAGGTTCTCGACCTGCGCCTGAGTGCCCAGTACCAGAGACTGACGCGGGCTGAGACTGGCGCTGATTGCCGCCATGCGCAGCACGCCGTCGATAAGTTTGGACACGGTCGGCCCGAAGCGCTGGTTGACGTCGGGCAGCGAGATTTTGCCTTCGCGCACGCCGCGGTAAATCACCGCGGCGATGAGCGAGTCCTGATCGAGCTTGAGGTCGGCCAGGATTTCAGCGATTTCCAGGCCCGTCTGGAAACTCGACGTGCCTTCCGCCCAGAGGTTCTTGGCGGCGTTGTCCTGTTGCTCGGCAACCCGGGCAAATTCACAGGCCTCCTTGAGGGCCTGTCGGTCTACAGCGAGGTCGACGCTGACCACGTGATCAAGCCACGCGTCGAGGTTGATACTGCCGTCGGTGTTGATCGGCTGGTGTGCTCTCACCTGTACCATGTTGCTTACCTTCCCTACGGCGCGATGAAATGCGCCATCAGTCGCCGGCCTTCTTGAGCGCGTGCGCCTTGCGGGCCATGCAAGGCGGTCGACGCGCGGGCCAGTCGGATTAAACGAGACTCCGTGTAAGGCGACGTCATGTCCTGAGTCGCCGCCTCACTTACTCGCTTCAAATAACGCCATTGCCTCGACATGCGCTGTTTGCGGGAACATATCGAGGATTCCGGCACGTTTCAATCGGTAGCCCTGCCTGATCAGTTCAGCGGTGTCGCGCGCCAGCGTGGCCGGGTTGCACGACACATAAAGGACGCGTTCGGCGCCCAGCGATTTGAGTTTACCCACTACGTCAAACGCCCCGTCACGAGGCGGATCCAGCAGCACTGCGGCAAAACCATCCGCCACCCAGGCCGCCTTGTCCAGTGGCTGCGACAGATCGGCCTGATAAAACTGCACATTGCCCAAACCGTTATGGACCGCGTTGGCCGTGGCGCGCTGCACCATGGCATCGACGCCCTCCACTGCCACCACTTCACGCGTCATTTGCGCCAGGGGTAGAGCGAAGTTACCAAGCCCGCAGAACAAGTCCAGCACTCGTTCCTCCGCACGCGGCGCAAGCCAGGCCAGGGCCTGCTGGATCATCGCGGTATTGACCTGCGCGTTGACCTGCACGAAGTCACCGGGGCGGTACGCCAGAGACAGATTCCAGGGTTCCAGGCGGTAGCCCAGCTGCGCCGACGGGTCGACGGGCTGCGGATCACCTTCGCCGTGCAACCAGAGCTGCGCGGCATGTTGGTCGCAAAATGCCTTGAGGATCGCCACATCGGTTTCGGGCAGCGGCGCGGTGTGGCGCAGCAGCACCGCATTGGCCGAGCCGCTGAACAGCTCGACGTGCCCCAAGGCCTGAGGTTTGCTCAACCGTCGAAGCATCGGCGCCAAGGCTGTCATGATCGGTTGCAAGGCCTGTACCAGCACCGGGCACTGCTCGATGGCGATGATGTCCTGACTCGCAGCCGCACGAAAGCCGACGTCCAGGCGTTTGGCCCGCACGTCCCAGCGAACAGCCACTCGGGCGCGCCGGCGGTAGGCATATTCTTCGCCGGTCAAAGGCGCAGCCCACTCTTGCGGCTCGACCCCGGCGATGCGACTTAACTGCTCAGCCAGCATGCTCTGTTTCAGGGCAAGCTGTTCGGCATGGGGCATCTGTTGAGTGCTGCACCCACCACAGCGGCCGAAATGCGGGCACGCCGGCGGCCGCCGCAAGGGGCTCGCCTGAAACACTCGCTCGGTTCGCGCTTCAACGACCTTGCCGTGAGCGCCGAGCACGCGGGCTTCGACCTCTTCCCCGGCGAGGCTGCCCATGACAAACCAGGTACGACCTTCGACGAATGCGATGCCGCGACCGTCGTTGGCCAGCCGCTCGATACTCAGGCGTTGTTTTTTGCCGGTCGGAACCTGCGCGGTCCGGGTGCCGCCACTGGGCTGGAAACGCAGGCCTGCATCACGCTTGGCCATCAGTTGGGCGCATCGTAAACGCCGGTCGACAGGTAACGGTCGCCACGGTCACAGATGATCGCGACCATGACCGCGTTTTCGACTTCCCGGGACAGGCGCAGCATGCCCGCCACGGAGCCGCCCGATGACACGCCACAGAAGATGCCCTCTTCGCGCGCCAGACGACGCATGACGTCCTCGGCTTCGGCCTGGCCCATGTCCATGATGCGGTCGACGCGTTCAGCCTGATAAATGCTCGGCAGGTACTCCGTCGGCCAGCGACGAATGCCGGGAATCGATGCGCCGTCCATGGGCTGGAGGCCAACGATCTGGATGTTCGGGTTCTGTTCCTTGAGGAAGCGCGAGGTGCCCATGATGGTCCCCGTGGTGCCCATGGAACTGACGAAGTGGGTCACGGTGCCACCGGTCTGCTGCCAAATTTCGGGGCCGGTGCCGACGTAGTGAGCCTGGGGATTATCGCCGTTGGCGAACTGGTCCAGCACCTTGCCGCGGCCTTCGGACTGCATGCGCTCGGCCAGATCACGGGCGCCTTCCATGCCCTCCTCCTTGCTGACCAGAATCAGTTCGGCGCCGTAAGCGGTCATGGCCGCCTTGCGCTCGGCACTGGAGTTGTCCGGCATGATCAGAATCATGCGGTAACCCTTGATCGCTGCGGCCATGGCCAGGGCGATGCCGGTATTGCCGGAGGTGGCTTCGATCAGGGTGTCGCCGGGATGAATCTGACCGCGCAACTCGGCGCGGGTGATCATCGACAGCGCCGGGCGGTCTTTGACGGAGCCGGCCGGGTTATTGCCTTCGAGCTTGAGCAGCAACGTGTTGCTGGTGTTCCCGGCCATGCGTTGCAGACGCACCAGCGGAGTGTTGCCGACGCAATCGGCGATGGTTTGATACTGCAGGGTCATGGCGTGTTCGCGATCCAGACGTGCGGGGGTCGCCTATCATACCGGCAATCGTCGCCAGCCCATATCACGCAAAGTGAGGTCGTTATCGCTGAAAGGTATAAGCGGCCGGGGGACGGCCTCTGCAACTGCGCATGTGACACCGGGCTTCAACCGTCCGGTCATCACCCCCCGTTCCGGGAAAGACTTGCCGCAAGCTCATCCTTTCGAAACGGCTTGTTCAGCCGTGGTATGTCCGGGTCAAGCCCTTCGCGCTCGGCGTAGCCGGATATCAGCAGGATACCAATGCCAGGTCGCATGCTTTTGACCAGCCGGGCGAGTTCGGTGCCGGTGATGCCAGGCATCAGGTGATCCGTGACCAGCACATCAAGCGTTTGCCCGGCCTCTACCAGGCTTAACGCTTCCTCGCCTGAGGCGGCCTCAATGACGTGGTACCCCAGGTCGGCCAGCATGTACGACGTCGTCGCGCGGACAAGCTCTTCATCGTCGACCAGCAACACGATGCCTTGCACAGACTGGCGGTCCATGGTTTCGCCCGAGGGCAGCACTGCAACCTGAGGAGTGATGCTGCGCGGGAGCCAGAGCTCCACGTGGGTGCCCAGTCCGGGGGAGCTCTGGATCGTGAGCGCGCCGTTCAGCTGGCTGGCAAGCCCATGAACCATCGAAAGGCCAAGCCCGGTACCCTTGCCGACTCCCTTGGTCGAAAAAAACGGTTCCACCGCCCGGGCAAGTGTGGCCGGGTCCATGCCTTCTCCGGTGTCGGCCACCGAAAGACAGATATATTCGCCTGGCGGGAGGTTCGAGCGGTGGCCGCTGTCAACCCGCTCTTCACTGGCGGATATCCGTATTGTTCCGCCGTTGACCATGGCATCGCGCGCGTTTACAGAAAGATTAAGGACCGCCATTTCGAGCTGGTTGGCGTCTGCCATTGCAGCCGGCAAAGCTTGCGGCGCATCGACGATGACCTTGATCTGCGGCCCGGTCGTGCTGGCGATAAGCTCGCCCATCCCGCTGACCAGCTTCGCCACATCAACCGGAACCAGCTGAAGCGGCTGACGCCGGGCGAAGGCCAGCAGCCGTTGCACCAATGTCTTCGCTCGATCAGCCGACTGCAAGGCGCCCGAGATCAGCCTTTGTTCCCGCTCGCCACCCACAGACCTGCGCTGAAGCATGTCCAGGGTGCCAACGATCGGGGTCAGCAAGTTGTTGAAGTCGTGCGCCACCCCGCCGGTGAGCTGCCC encodes the following:
- a CDS encoding DUF2058 domain-containing protein; translated protein: MAGISLRDQLLKAGLVNEKQAKQATKSKQKEQRLVHKGQAVADDTHQRAAQEAMAEKAKRDQELNRQQQEKIEQKARAAQVKQLIEATRLPKLTTEDYYNFVDDKKVKRLSVNALMRSKLSNGSLAIVHHGGTYEVIPREAALKVQERDPRRIVMLSAPTEEPDGDDPYAAYKIPDDLMW
- the mazG gene encoding nucleoside triphosphate pyrophosphohydrolase, yielding MYSLQDLINLMARLRDPQYGCPWDVKQNYATIVPHTLEEAYEVADAIERGDFNDLRGELGDLLFQVVYYCQLAREEGRFEFDAVVDGITRKLIRRHPHVFPTGDLYAPLETPRLSEDQVKQRWEQIKAEERAEKSAAPEQLSLLDDVPAVLPALSRAAKLQKRAAQVGFDWPDALPVVDNVREELDEVLEAMADNDGAAISEEVGDLLFAAVNLARHLKVDPENALRAANAKFERRFRFIEQALRDTRRPIEDCSLEEMDALWGEAKRQEKITPNCG
- the relA gene encoding GTP diphosphokinase; this encodes MVQVRAHQPINTDGSINLDAWLDHVVSVDLAVDRQALKEACEFARVAEQQDNAAKNLWAEGTSSFQTGLEIAEILADLKLDQDSLIAAVIYRGVREGKISLPDVNQRFGPTVSKLIDGVLRMAAISASLSPRQSLVLGTQAQVENLRKMLVAMVDDVRVALIKLAERTCAIRAVKNTDDEKRNRVAREVFDIYAPLAHRLGIGHVKWELEDLSFRYLEPEQYKQIAKLLHERRLDRERFITDVMSQLEDELLATGVKADISGRAKHIYSIWRKMQRKGLEFSQIYDVRAVRVLVPEMRDCYTALGIVHTLWRHIPKEFDDYIANPKENGYRSLHTAVIGPEGKVLEVQIRTHAMHEEAELGVCAHWKYKGTDVKSGSNHYEEKISWLRQVLEWHEELGDIGGLAEQLRVDIEPDRVYVFTPDGHAIDLPKGATPLDFAYRVHTEIGHNCRGAKINGRIVPLNYSLQTGEQVEIITSKHGTPSRDWLNSNLGYITTSRARAKIVHWFKLQARDQNVAAGKVLLERELARLALPQVDFDKLAEKANMKIAEDMFAALGAGDLRIAQLVNLAQQLVEPERGNEQLELIPRKATGYKPGKRGDIQIQGVGNLMTQMAGCCQPLPGDAIVGYITQGRGVSIHRQDCASVLQLGGREPERIIQVSWGPVPVLTYPVDIIIRAYDRSGLLRDVSQILLNERINVLAVNTRSNKEDNTALMSLTIEIPGLDALGRLLGRISQLPNIIETRRNRTP
- the rlmD gene encoding 23S rRNA (uracil(1939)-C(5))-methyltransferase RlmD, producing the protein MAKRDAGLRFQPSGGTRTAQVPTGKKQRLSIERLANDGRGIAFVEGRTWFVMGSLAGEEVEARVLGAHGKVVEARTERVFQASPLRRPPACPHFGRCGGCSTQQMPHAEQLALKQSMLAEQLSRIAGVEPQEWAAPLTGEEYAYRRRARVAVRWDVRAKRLDVGFRAAASQDIIAIEQCPVLVQALQPIMTALAPMLRRLSKPQALGHVELFSGSANAVLLRHTAPLPETDVAILKAFCDQHAAQLWLHGEGDPQPVDPSAQLGYRLEPWNLSLAYRPGDFVQVNAQVNTAMIQQALAWLAPRAEERVLDLFCGLGNFALPLAQMTREVVAVEGVDAMVQRATANAVHNGLGNVQFYQADLSQPLDKAAWVADGFAAVLLDPPRDGAFDVVGKLKSLGAERVLYVSCNPATLARDTAELIRQGYRLKRAGILDMFPQTAHVEAMALFEASK
- the cysM gene encoding cysteine synthase CysM, translating into MTLQYQTIADCVGNTPLVRLQRMAGNTSNTLLLKLEGNNPAGSVKDRPALSMITRAELRGQIHPGDTLIEATSGNTGIALAMAAAIKGYRMILIMPDNSSAERKAAMTAYGAELILVSKEEGMEGARDLAERMQSEGRGKVLDQFANGDNPQAHYVGTGPEIWQQTGGTVTHFVSSMGTTGTIMGTSRFLKEQNPNIQIVGLQPMDGASIPGIRRWPTEYLPSIYQAERVDRIMDMGQAEAEDVMRRLAREEGIFCGVSSGGSVAGMLRLSREVENAVMVAIICDRGDRYLSTGVYDAPN